TTTGTCCACCGACAGCTCCTTCAGGCATTCCGGGCTTGACGGGTCGCATTTCATCTTCACCGTGGCCAGCGGCACATGCAGCGCCCCCTTGGCCGTGCCCGAGGCGCGCAGCTCCATCCCGTCGCGCACGTCGATCAGGGTGATCTCGCCCGCCGCCGCCTTGGCCACCGCCTCGCGCGGGTCGATCTTTTGCACGCGGGCCCCGCCCGACACGGCGGAGCGCAGGAAGTTGAACATCGAAAACTCCTTTTCATGCGCCCCGACCGGCGCGTTCATTTCATGCCGCCAAAGCCGGGCGGGTTTCAAGTCTCTTCATATTATACATGCGAAGGTTTGAATGCAACGGTTGCATCGCCCGGTTTTTCGGGGGTGGCGCGGGAAAAGTTCCTGTTCCGTTCGCAATTTCTCGTTGGAGACTCGGGCGCAACCCCCTATCTATGGGGCCTGACATCTGGGGGCGGGCATGGCCGAGCAAAAGTTCATCGAAGTGCGCGGGGCGCGCGAGCATAACCTCAAGGGCGTCGATCTCGACATTCCGCGCGATGCGCTGACGGTGATCACCGGGCTTTCCGGCTCGGGCAAGTCCTCGCTCGCCTTTGACACGATCTATGCCGAGGGGCAGCGCCGCTATGTCGAAAGCCTCTCGGCCTATGCGCGGCAGTTTCTGGACCAGATGGGCAAGCCCGATGTCGATCACATCTCGGGGCTGAGCCCCGCGATTTCGATCGAGCAGAAGACGACCTCGAAGAACCCGCGCTCGACCGTCGGCACGGTGACCGAGATTTACGACTATCTGCGGCTGCTCTTTGCCCGCGCGGGCACGCCCTATTCGCCCGCCACCGGCCTGCCGATCGAGGCGATGCAGGTGCAGGACATGGTCGATCGCGTCATGGCGATGGAGGAGGGGGCGCGGGGCTATCTGCTGGCCCCCGTCATCCGCGACCGCAAGGGCGAATATCGCAAGGAATTCGCCGAATGGCGCAAGGCGGGCTTTCAGCGGGTGAAGGTGAACGGGGCGTTTTACGACCTCGAGGAGCCGCCCGTGCTGGACAAGAAATTCCGTCACAACATCGATGTGGTGGTGGATCGGATCGTCGTGCGGCCGGGGCTGGAGACGCGGCTGGCGGACAGTTTCCGCACCGCGCTCGATCTGGCCGACGGCATCGCGCTGTGGGAAGACGCTCTGTCAACCGAGGAGACCGAGGCGGGCAAGGAAGCGCAGCGCATCACGTTCTCGGAGAAATTCGCCTGTCCGGTCAGTGGCTTCACCATTGCGGAAATCGAGCCGCGGCTGTTTTCCTTCAACGCGCCCTTTGGCGCCTGCCCGGTTTGCGACGGGCTGGGGGTGGAGCTGTTCTTCGATGACCGGCTGGTGGTGCCCGACACATCCCTGACGCTGGCCGCCGGGGCGCTGGCCCCCTGGGCGAAGTCGAAAAGCCCCTATTTCATCCAGACCATCGACGCGCTTTCGAAACATTACGGCTTTGACAAGAAGAAGCCGTGGAAATCGCTGCCGCCCGAGGTGCAGCGGCTGTTCCTTTATGGCTCCGGCAAGGACGAGATCAAGTTCCGCTTTGACGAGGGCGGCCGGGTCTATGAGGTGACGCGCAGTTTCGAAGGCGTGATCCCGAACATGGAGCGACGCTATCGCGAGACCGACAGCGCCTGGGTGCGCGAGGAATTCGAGCGCTATCAGAACAACCGCCCCTGCGGCGCCTGCGGCGGCTACCGGCTGAAACCCGAGGCGCTGGCGGTGAAGATCGCCGGGCTGCACATCGGCCAGATCGTCGAAATGTCGATCAAGGAGGCCTTCGCGAAGATCGAGGACATCCCCGTCCAGCTGAGCAAGCAAAAGAACGAGATCGCCCGCCCGATCCTCAAGGAAATCCGCGAGCGGCTGGGCTTTCTGATCAATGTCGGGCTGGATTATCTGACCCTGAGCCGGGCGGCGGGGACGCTTTCGGGCGGCGAAAGCCAGCGCATCCGGCTGGCGAGCCAGATCGGCTCCGGCCTGACCGGGGTGCTTTACGTGCTCGACGAACCGAGCATCGGGCTGCATCAGCGCGACAATGACCGGCTGCTTTCGACGCTGAAAAACCTGCGCGATCAAGGCAATACGGTGCTGGTGGTCGAACATGACGAAGATGCGATCCGCCATGCCGATTATGTCTTCGACATCGGCCCGGGCGCGGGGGTGCATGGCGGGCAGGTGGTGGCGCAGGGCACGCCCGCCGAGATTGCCGCCGATCCGGCCAGCCTGACCGGGCAATATCTGGCGGGCACGCGGCGCATCGAAGTGCCCGTGCAACGGCGCGAGGGGAATGGCAAGAAGCTTGTGATTTCAAAGGCCTGCGGCAACAACCTGAAAGATGTGACGGCTGCGTTTCCGCTGGGCAAATTCGTCTGCGTGACCGGCGTCTCGGGCGGCGGCAAATCCACGCTGACCATCGAGACGCTTTACAAGACCGCGGCGATGCGGCTGAACGGCGCGCGGGAAACGCCTGCGCCTTGCGACAGCATCAAGGGCTTCGAGCATCTCGACAAGGTGATCGACATCGACCAGCGGCCGATCGGGCGCACGCCGCGCTCGAACCCCGCGACCTATACCGGCGCCTTTACCCCCATCCGCGACTGGTTCGCGGGCCTGCCCGAGGCGCAGGCGCGCGGCTACAAGCCCGGGCGGTTCAGCTTCAACGTCAAGGGCGGGCGCTGCGAGGCCTGTCAGGGCGATGGCGTGATCAAGATCGAGATGCACTTCCTGCCCGACGTGTACGTCACCTGCGAGACCTGCAAGGGCCACCGCTACAACCGCGAGACTTTGGAGATCAAGTTCAAGGACAAGAGCATCGCCGATGTCCTTGAAATGACGGTGGAAGATGCGCAGGAATTCTTCAAGGCCGTGCCCTCGATCCGGGAAAAGATGGATGCTTTGGTCGAGGTGGGGCTGGGCTATATCAAGGTCGGGCAGCAGGCGACGACGCTTTCGGGCGGCGAGGCGCAGCGGGTGAAGCTGTCAAAGGAACTGGCGCGCCGCGCCACCGGGCGGACGCTTTACATCCTCGATGAACCCACGACGGGGCTGCATTTCGAGGATGTTCGCAAACTTCTGGAAGTTCTGCATTCTCTGGTCGATCAGGGCAACACGGTCGTGGTGATCGAGCACAATCTTGACGTGATCAAGACCGCCGACTGGATCATCGACATCGGTCCCGAGGGCGGCGATGGCGGCGGGCGGATCGTGGCCGAGGGCACGCCGGAACAGGTGGCGGCCCATCCGGCCAGCCATACCGGGCGCTATCTGGCGCCGATGCTGGGGATGAAGGTGGCGGCGGAATGAGCGCGGATCAGATTGGTTTCTGGGATCGGGTGGCGGACCGCTATGCGGCGCGGCCGGTCCGCGACGTGGCGGCCTATGAGGCGATGCTGGCCGAGGTGGCGGCGCGGCTGCACCCCGGTGACAAGGTTCTGGAAATCGGCTGCGGCACCGGGTCCACGGCGCTGCGGCTGGGGCCGGGGGTGGGGCTCTGGCTCGCCACCGATCTTTCGCCGGAAATGCACCGCATCGCCTGTGCCAAGCCCGGCTGCGCTCAGGTGCAGTTCCGCCAGACCGCGGCCGAGGCCCGCCATGCCGAGGCGCCCTTTGACGTGATCTGCGCCTTTCACATCCTGCATCTGGTCCCCGATGCCGCGGCGACGCTGGCCGCGCTGTTCGGGCAGCTGAAACCGGGCGGGCTCTTCCTGTCGAAAACCTGGTGTCTGGCGGATCTGCCGTTCTGGATGAAGGCAATCCTGCCGCTTCTGCGGCTGCGCGGCTGGATGCCGCCTGCCCGCGCGCTGCGGGCGCCCGAGCTGCGGGCGCTGATCACGGCCGCGGGTTTCGTGATCGAGGAAGAGCGCACCTTCGGCAAGGGCGCGCACAGCCGCTACATCGTCGCGCGCAAGCCGGTCTGACCGGGCCGGTCTGAGCGGGGCGCCGCAAGGAAAACCCGCCGCGACCGGGGCCGCGGCGGGACAGCAGAGGCGGTCCGAGCCTGCGGTCAGTTCTTGCAGGTGTTGATGCCCAGCACGCTGTAAAGCGGGCAGGTGTTCATCAGCCCGGTGGCCAGCGGCACGATGCCGATCAGGAAAATCCAGTTGTAGCCCGCTTCACCGCCGGTCAGAAACCCGGCGACCAGCAGGACGATGCCCGCCGCGATGCGCAGTTTCTTGTCCATGCCGCCCACATTGGTCTTGAACATCTCTTGCTCCCTTGGTGTCAGAAGGCCGGGTCTCCGGCCGATGGCTGACCTTAGCAGGGCGGCTGTGCCGGTGTCGGTGACCTCGTCACAAAGCCTCGGTCGCGGCGAGCCGGGCCAGCGCGGGCGCATCGCGCAGCTCGACCGCGCCGCGTTCGGTGCGCACCCAGCCGCGCCGCGCAAAGGCGTCAAGGCGACGCGACACCACCTCGCGCGCGGAGCCGATCTGCACCGCGATTTCCGCATGGGTGGCCTGCACCCGCCCGGCCTCGGCCCGCGCCACCAGCCAGCCCGCCAGACGGCTTTCGACCGACTGGAACGAGACCCGCTCCATCAGCCGGATCACCTCCTCCATCCGCACCGCCATGGCGGCAAAGACAAGGCTGCGGAAGCCCGGGGAATTTTCCATCAGTTTCAGGAAGATGGGGCGGGGCACAAGGACAAGGCGGCAAGGCGCGGTGGTGATCGCCTCACCGCTGTAGGTGGCCTCGCCCAAAAGGCCGAGTGTCGTCTGCACGCAGGTCTGCCCCGGTTCGACCGCATAAAGCAAGAGTTCGCGGCCGTTCGCCCCGGTCAGGAAGACCTCTATCCGGCCGTCGAGCATCAAGACGAAGCCCTGCACCGCATCGCCGGGGCGAAACAGCACGGTGCCCTTTGGCACCTCGCCCGGCACAAGCGGCGCCAGCGCGGCGCGGGCCGGGGCGTCAAGGCAGGCAAGCGAGGGGGAGGTGTCGATCCAGTCCATGCGTCTTATCTAATCACCCCCCCGCCCGGTGCAAGCGCAACCGGGTGAGGCGCTCAGCCGCGGCCGCGCTTTTCGAACCGCGGCAGCATGGCGGAAAAGTCCATTCCCTTGCCGTCCTCCTCCTCGACGAAGCGGGCGTAAAGGGCGGCGGCCAGTTCGCCCATCGGCGTGTCGGCATCGGCGCCCGTCGCCGCCTGTTGCGAAAGCCGCAGGTCCTTCAGCATCAGTTCGGCCGCAAAGCCGGGCTTGTAGCCATTGTCCGCCGGGCTTTTCGGCCCGATCCCCGGGGCCGGGCAATAGGCGTTCATCACCCAGCTGTAGCCGGACGAGGTCGAGACGACATCGAACATCTTGCCCCGGTCCAGCCCCAGCTTGTCGGCCAGTGCAAAGGCCTCGCAGGTGGCGATCATCGTGACGCCCAGGATCATGTTGTTGCAGATCTTCGCCGCCTGACCCGCGCCGGAGGCACCGCAATGCACGGCCTTTTGCCCCATCACGTCAAAAAGCGGTTTCACCGTGGCAAAGGCGGCGTCAGAGCCGCCGACCATGAAGGTCAGCGTGCCCGCGCTCGCCCCGCCGACCCCGCCCGAGACCGGCGCGTCAAGCGCCCCCATGCCCGCCGTCGCCGCCTCGGCCGCCACGGCGCGGGCGCTTTCGACATCGACGGTCGAGCAATCGCAAAGCACCGCACCGGGGGTCATCGCCGCCAAAGCCTCGTCGGCCACCGCGCGCAGGATCGCGCCATTGGGCAGCATGGTGATCACCACCTCGGCGCCCTGCACCGCCGCGGCGATGCTTTTCGCCGCTGCGACGCCTTCGGGCACGGGCGCGGCCAGATCGAAGCCCGTCACCGCATGGCCCGCCTTTGCCAGGTTCGCCGCCATCGGCGCGCCCATGTTCCCAAGTCCGATGAACCCGATTTTCATTTTGTCTCCCAAGGATTTGTGACGCGATCTTCAGGCGTCGAAAGGAATTTCCCAGCCCGCGGGCAGGGGGGCAAGCAGCTCGGCCAGAAGCGGCTCGGGCAGGGTGTCGAGGCTGTGGCGCCAGTTCGGCTTGCGGTCCTTGTCGATGATCTGCGCCCGCACGCCTTCCAGAAATTCCGCCTTTTCGACCGCGCGCAGGGTAAAGCGGAACTCGTTCGAGAGCGCCTCGCGGATCGTCGGCGTCGCCCGCGTCATGCGGATCAGCCGCAGCGTCGCCTCGGCCGAGAGCGCCGAGACCCGGCGCAGCGTCGCGGCCGTGTCCTGCGCGAAATCGCACGGCATCCGGTCAAGGGTTCCGACGATTTCGCGCAGGCTTCCCCCGCCGAAAGCCGCTTCGATCTCGGGGCGGAGATCGGCCAGACGACCCTTTTGCGCGGGGGAATGCTGTTTCGGCAGGCAGCCGGGATCGCCGGTCTCGGCGATCTTCGCGATCAGGCCGGGCCAGTCCGCCTCGGGGATGTAAAGATCGGCAAAGCCCGCATAGATTGCATCCGCCGCGCCGATCCGCCCGCCGGTCAGGCCCAGATATTCGCCCACCCGCCCGGGGGCGAGGGCCAATATCAGCGTGCCGCCCACATCCGGGATCAGGCCTATGCCGGTTTCGGGCATGGCGATTTGCGTCGTGTCGCCGACGATGCGGTGCCGCGCGTGCCCGCCGATGCCGACGCCGCCGCCCATCACGAAGCCCTGCATGAAGGCGAGGATCGGCTTTTCATATTCCTTGATCCGCGCATTGAGCCGGTATTCGGCCCGCCAGAACCGCGGCCCGATCTCGAAATCGCCTTCTTTGCCAAGGTGATAGATCGTGGCAATGTCGCCGCCCGCGCAAAAGGCGCGCTCCCCCACGGCGTCGATGATCACGACCTCAACCGCGGGATCATGGCGCCAGCCCTCCAGCGCGGCTTCGATCGCCCCGGCCATGTCGTGATCGAGCGCATTCAGCGCCGCGGGGCGGTTGAAGGTGATGCGGCCCGCGCGGCCCTCTTTGCGGGCCAAAATCCAGTCACTCATCGGTCGCGCTCCGCCATCAGGTTGCGGGTGATGATCAACCGCATGATTTCATTCGTGCCTTCCAGGATCTGATGCACGCGCAGATCGCGCACCAGTTTCTCGATGCCGTAATCGGCCAGATAGCCGTAGCCGCCATGCAGCTGCAGGCATTGGTTGGCCACATCAAAGGCCGCATCGGTGACGTAAAGCTTTGCCATGGCACAGAATTTCGTCGCATCCGGGGCGGCGTGATCCAGCTTCCAGGCCGCCTGCCGCAGGAAGATCCGCGCCGATTGCAGCTTGACCTCCTGCTCGGCCAGCCGGAACTGCAGCGCCTGGAACTGGTCGAGCGACTGGCCAAAGGCCTTGCGCTCGCCCATGTACCGCAGCGTCGCGTCAAACGCCGCCTGCGCGCCGCCAAGGGCCGAGGCTGCAATGTTCAGCCGCCCGCCATCGAGCCCCGCCATCGCATAGGCAAAACCCTTGCCCGCGACCCCCACAAGGTTCTCGGCCGCAACCATGCAATCGTCGAAATTCACCTGCGCGGTCGGCTGCGCGCGCCAGCCCATCTTGTCTTCCAGCCCGCCGAAAGACAGCCCCTTTGTCCCCGCCTCGACCACCAGCGTCGAGATGCCCTTCGGCCCCTCGCCGCCGGTGCGCACCATGGTCACATAGGCGTCGGAATAGCCGCCGCCCGAGATGAAGGCCTTGGTGCCATTGAGCTTGTAGCCCCCCGGCACGGCTTCGGCGCGGGTGCGCAAGGCGGCGGCATCCGAGCCCGAGCCGGGTTCGGTCAGGCAATAGGAAAAGATCGTCTCCATCGTGCACAGCTTGGGCAGGAACCGGGCCTTCGTCTCCGGGCTGCCGAATTTGTCGATCATGCCGCCGCACATGTTGTGGATCGACAGGAACGAGCCCACCGCCGGGCAGGCCATCGCCAGCGCCTCGAAGACGAGCGTCGCGTCAAGACGGCTCAGCCCCGAGCCGCCGTAGTCCTCGGACACATAGATGCCCCCCAGCCCCAGCGCCGCCACCTTGGGCCACAGATCGCGCGGGATCGTCCCCGCCGCCTCCCAGTCGCGCGCATGCGGCGCGATTTCCTCCTGCCCGAAGGCGAAGGCCATGTCGAAGATCGCCTGCTGCTCCTCGCTCAGCGCGAAATCCATGCGCTCCTCCCAAAGTGCCTGAATTGAACGTCTGTTTAATTTCGAATCCTTGCACGAATTTTGCAAGGAGGGGAGAAGGGCAGCTTGCCCCTCATGGCCTTTCGGCAATTCCACCCGGGAAGGTTGGGCCAAAGGGTGAAACCACCCTGGCTTTTTCTTGGCGCAAATACGCCTCTGGCCCGAAGGGCAAGCCGCGCCGAAGGCGCGGCCCCCCTGATCGTGCCTCAGTCGAGCGCCTTGAAGTTCAGCGCCACGCCATCCTTGATCCCCGAGAACCAGCGCGCAGTGACGGTTTTCGTCTTGGTGTAGAAGCGGAAGGCGTCGGGCCCGTATTGGTTCAGATCGCCAAAGGCCGATTTCTTCCAGCCGCCGAAGCTGTAATAGGACAGCGGCACCGGGATCGGGAAGTTGATCCCGACCATGCCGACATTGACCCGGCTGGCGAAATCGCGCGCGGTGTCGCCATCCGCCGTGAAGATCGCCGTGCCGTTGCCGTAGTCGTTGTCCATGACCAGCTTCAGCGCCTCCTCGTAGCTCTCGGCGCGCACGACGCTCAGCACCGGGCCGAAGATCTCCTGCTTGTAGATCTCCATCTCGGGGGTGACGTGGTCGAACAGCGACGGGCCGGTGTAGAACCCGTTTTCATAGCCCTGGATCGTCAGGCCCCGCCCGTCGATGAGCAGTTGCGCGCCCTGTTCCACGCCCGAGGCGATCAGCCCCTCGATCCGGTCACGCGCCTGTGCGGTGATCACCGGCCCGAAATCGACATCGGCGCCGCCCGTATAGGGGCCGACCTTCAGCTTTTCGATCTTCGGGATCAGCCGCGAGATCAGCGCCTCGGCCGTGCCCTTGCCCACCGGCACCGCGACCGAGATCGCCATGCAGCGTTCCCCCGCCGCACCGTAGCCCGCGCCCACCAGCGCATCGGCGGCTTTGTCCATGTCGGCATCGGGCATGATCAGCATGTGGTTCTTGGCGCCGCCAAAGCACTGCGCGCGTTTGCCATTCGCACAGGCGCGGCCATAGATATATTGCGCGATCGGCGTCGAGCCGACAAAGCCCACGGCCTGGATGGTCTCGTTGTCAAGGATCGCATCGACCGCGTCCTTGTCGCCGTTCACCACCTGCAGCACGCCATCGGGCAGGCCCGCTTCCTTGGCCAGTTCCGCCAGACGCAGCGCGGTCGAGGGGCAGCGCTCGGACGGTTTCAGCACCATCGCATTGCCCGCCGAGAGCGCCGGACCCATTTTCCACAGCGGGATCATGGCGGGGAAGTTGAAGGGCGTGATCCCCGCGACAACGCCCAGCGGCTGGCGCATCGCATAGATGTCGATCCCCGGACCCGCGCCATCGGTATATTCGCCCTTCAGCATCGCGGGTGCGCCCATGCAGACCTCGATCACCTCGAGCCCGCGTTGCACGTCGCCGCGGCCATCGGCCAGCACCTTGCCATG
This DNA window, taken from Rhodobacter capsulatus SB 1003, encodes the following:
- a CDS encoding rhodanese-like domain-containing protein, whose product is MNAPVGAHEKEFSMFNFLRSAVSGGARVQKIDPREAVAKAAAGEITLIDVRDGMELRASGTAKGALHVPLATVKMKCDPSSPECLKELSVDKPVVLFCAMGGRSAGAAQMLVEMGYKEVYNLGGFNDWVSGGGAVVRV
- the uvrA gene encoding excinuclease ABC subunit UvrA; its protein translation is MAEQKFIEVRGAREHNLKGVDLDIPRDALTVITGLSGSGKSSLAFDTIYAEGQRRYVESLSAYARQFLDQMGKPDVDHISGLSPAISIEQKTTSKNPRSTVGTVTEIYDYLRLLFARAGTPYSPATGLPIEAMQVQDMVDRVMAMEEGARGYLLAPVIRDRKGEYRKEFAEWRKAGFQRVKVNGAFYDLEEPPVLDKKFRHNIDVVVDRIVVRPGLETRLADSFRTALDLADGIALWEDALSTEETEAGKEAQRITFSEKFACPVSGFTIAEIEPRLFSFNAPFGACPVCDGLGVELFFDDRLVVPDTSLTLAAGALAPWAKSKSPYFIQTIDALSKHYGFDKKKPWKSLPPEVQRLFLYGSGKDEIKFRFDEGGRVYEVTRSFEGVIPNMERRYRETDSAWVREEFERYQNNRPCGACGGYRLKPEALAVKIAGLHIGQIVEMSIKEAFAKIEDIPVQLSKQKNEIARPILKEIRERLGFLINVGLDYLTLSRAAGTLSGGESQRIRLASQIGSGLTGVLYVLDEPSIGLHQRDNDRLLSTLKNLRDQGNTVLVVEHDEDAIRHADYVFDIGPGAGVHGGQVVAQGTPAEIAADPASLTGQYLAGTRRIEVPVQRREGNGKKLVISKACGNNLKDVTAAFPLGKFVCVTGVSGGGKSTLTIETLYKTAAMRLNGARETPAPCDSIKGFEHLDKVIDIDQRPIGRTPRSNPATYTGAFTPIRDWFAGLPEAQARGYKPGRFSFNVKGGRCEACQGDGVIKIEMHFLPDVYVTCETCKGHRYNRETLEIKFKDKSIADVLEMTVEDAQEFFKAVPSIREKMDALVEVGLGYIKVGQQATTLSGGEAQRVKLSKELARRATGRTLYILDEPTTGLHFEDVRKLLEVLHSLVDQGNTVVVIEHNLDVIKTADWIIDIGPEGGDGGGRIVAEGTPEQVAAHPASHTGRYLAPMLGMKVAAE
- a CDS encoding class I SAM-dependent methyltransferase; translated protein: MSADQIGFWDRVADRYAARPVRDVAAYEAMLAEVAARLHPGDKVLEIGCGTGSTALRLGPGVGLWLATDLSPEMHRIACAKPGCAQVQFRQTAAEARHAEAPFDVICAFHILHLVPDAAATLAALFGQLKPGGLFLSKTWCLADLPFWMKAILPLLRLRGWMPPARALRAPELRALITAAGFVIEEERTFGKGAHSRYIVARKPV
- a CDS encoding YgaP family membrane protein, with product MFKTNVGGMDKKLRIAAGIVLLVAGFLTGGEAGYNWIFLIGIVPLATGLMNTCPLYSVLGINTCKN
- a CDS encoding Crp/Fnr family transcriptional regulator; the protein is MDWIDTSPSLACLDAPARAALAPLVPGEVPKGTVLFRPGDAVQGFVLMLDGRIEVFLTGANGRELLLYAVEPGQTCVQTTLGLLGEATYSGEAITTAPCRLVLVPRPIFLKLMENSPGFRSLVFAAMAVRMEEVIRLMERVSFQSVESRLAGWLVARAEAGRVQATHAEIAVQIGSAREVVSRRLDAFARRGWVRTERGAVELRDAPALARLAATEAL
- the mmsB gene encoding 3-hydroxyisobutyrate dehydrogenase; translation: MKIGFIGLGNMGAPMAANLAKAGHAVTGFDLAAPVPEGVAAAKSIAAAVQGAEVVITMLPNGAILRAVADEALAAMTPGAVLCDCSTVDVESARAVAAEAATAGMGALDAPVSGGVGGASAGTLTFMVGGSDAAFATVKPLFDVMGQKAVHCGASGAGQAAKICNNMILGVTMIATCEAFALADKLGLDRGKMFDVVSTSSGYSWVMNAYCPAPGIGPKSPADNGYKPGFAAELMLKDLRLSQQAATGADADTPMGELAAALYARFVEEEDGKGMDFSAMLPRFEKRGRG
- a CDS encoding enoyl-CoA hydratase/isomerase family protein, whose amino-acid sequence is MSDWILARKEGRAGRITFNRPAALNALDHDMAGAIEAALEGWRHDPAVEVVIIDAVGERAFCAGGDIATIYHLGKEGDFEIGPRFWRAEYRLNARIKEYEKPILAFMQGFVMGGGVGIGGHARHRIVGDTTQIAMPETGIGLIPDVGGTLILALAPGRVGEYLGLTGGRIGAADAIYAGFADLYIPEADWPGLIAKIAETGDPGCLPKQHSPAQKGRLADLRPEIEAAFGGGSLREIVGTLDRMPCDFAQDTAATLRRVSALSAEATLRLIRMTRATPTIREALSNEFRFTLRAVEKAEFLEGVRAQIIDKDRKPNWRHSLDTLPEPLLAELLAPLPAGWEIPFDA
- a CDS encoding acyl-CoA dehydrogenase family protein, whose amino-acid sequence is MDFALSEEQQAIFDMAFAFGQEEIAPHARDWEAAGTIPRDLWPKVAALGLGGIYVSEDYGGSGLSRLDATLVFEALAMACPAVGSFLSIHNMCGGMIDKFGSPETKARFLPKLCTMETIFSYCLTEPGSGSDAAALRTRAEAVPGGYKLNGTKAFISGGGYSDAYVTMVRTGGEGPKGISTLVVEAGTKGLSFGGLEDKMGWRAQPTAQVNFDDCMVAAENLVGVAGKGFAYAMAGLDGGRLNIAASALGGAQAAFDATLRYMGERKAFGQSLDQFQALQFRLAEQEVKLQSARIFLRQAAWKLDHAAPDATKFCAMAKLYVTDAAFDVANQCLQLHGGYGYLADYGIEKLVRDLRVHQILEGTNEIMRLIITRNLMAERDR
- a CDS encoding CoA-acylating methylmalonate-semialdehyde dehydrogenase produces the protein MKEIGHWIDGKMVAGTSGRFAEVMNPATGEVRAKVALATKAELDAAVAAAERAQPGWAATNPQRRARVMMKFADLINTHMDELAELVSVEHGKVLADGRGDVQRGLEVIEVCMGAPAMLKGEYTDGAGPGIDIYAMRQPLGVVAGITPFNFPAMIPLWKMGPALSAGNAMVLKPSERCPSTALRLAELAKEAGLPDGVLQVVNGDKDAVDAILDNETIQAVGFVGSTPIAQYIYGRACANGKRAQCFGGAKNHMLIMPDADMDKAADALVGAGYGAAGERCMAISVAVPVGKGTAEALISRLIPKIEKLKVGPYTGGADVDFGPVITAQARDRIEGLIASGVEQGAQLLIDGRGLTIQGYENGFYTGPSLFDHVTPEMEIYKQEIFGPVLSVVRAESYEEALKLVMDNDYGNGTAIFTADGDTARDFASRVNVGMVGINFPIPVPLSYYSFGGWKKSAFGDLNQYGPDAFRFYTKTKTVTARWFSGIKDGVALNFKALD